From one Solanum lycopersicum chromosome 12, SLM_r2.1 genomic stretch:
- the LOC138340709 gene encoding MADS-box transcription factor PHERES 2-like produces MAIKRLRNTRNYSENVRNSILDRRERSLFKKAEELSILCDVEVAIVIFRPGKIQPITWKSASLDQDVLTRYLGFIEFKRLNKLVTHEYYLQKKIDKKEEQISKLEKMNEAKEMEILFNQLVEGKSINELDAREMKGLLKVFAAKMAKLDERKKELNQTPNPPSNKENITLSGSPMEESFNGPWFIQTIATLGDGSDIEFSPKEGNGVNVEDDGHSKDLD; encoded by the coding sequence ATGGCTATAAAAAGGCTTAGAAATACTAGGAACTACAGTGAAAATGTGAGAAATTCCATCTTAGATAGAAGAGAAAGAAGTTTGTTCAAGAAAGCAGAAGAGCTTTCTATTTTGTGTGATGTGGAAGTTGCCATTGTTATTTTTAGGCCAGGAAAAATCCAACCCATCACTTGGAAATCCGCAAGTCTGGATCAGGATGTCTTGACAAGGTATTTAGGTTTCATTGAGTTCAAAAGACTTAATAAGTTGGTCACACATGAATACTATcttcaaaagaaaattgataagaaagaagaacaaattaGCAAATTAGAGAAAATGAATGAGGCGAAGGAAATGGAAATCCTCTTCAACCAACTAGTGGAGGGAAAAAGTATTAATGAACTTGATGCTAGAGAAATGAAAGGCTTGTTAAAGGTGTTTGCTGCAAAAATGGCTAAACtagatgaaagaaagaaagaacttAACCAGACTCCAAATCCTCCATCCAACAAAGAAAACATTACTTTATCAGGAAGTCCAATGGAAGAATCATTCAATGGCCCGTGGTTTATTCAGACTATAGCTACGTTAGGGGATGGAAGTGATATAGAGTTTTCACCAAAAGAAGGCAATGGCGTCAATGTTGAAGATGATGGACATTCCAAGGACCTCGATTGA